A single Callithrix jacchus isolate 240 chromosome 4, calJac240_pri, whole genome shotgun sequence DNA region contains:
- the LOC144582153 gene encoding uncharacterized protein LOC144582153 yields the protein MFFEICNHLKKLNEHSLEILETLRNCKGFSFLMWLRLCNGHRGNRHTPPSMSPQPLQEGPPAMKLLQREKHQVKWGQRTVAWASDPHLHLNIEESNQEFMVKSEELYDSLMNCHWQPLDTVDSEIPDDTPK from the exons ATGTTTTTTGAGATTTGCAATCATTTGAAAAAACTCAATGAACACAGCCTAGAAATATTGGAAACATTAAGAAATTGTAAG ggTTTTTCCTTCCTCATGTGGTTGAGATTATGTAATGGACACAGAGGAAACAGACATACCCCACCCTCCATGAGCCCACAGCCTCTTCAGGAAGGCCCCCCAGCCATGAAGCTCCTTCAGCGTGAGAAGCACCAGGTGAAGTGGGGCCAGAGAACAGTGGCCTGGGCCTCAG ATCCACATCTTCATTTGAATATTGAGGAATCAAACCAAGAGTTTATGGTGAAAAGTGAAGAACTCTACGACTCCCTCATGAATTGCCACTGGCAGCCGCTGGATACAGTTGACTCAGAAATTCCAGATGACACCCCAAAGTGA
- the LOC128931769 gene encoding serine/threonine-protein kinase MARK2-like: MKQGVASTSPALRPPYYQILKFIGRGAFGEVTLARHLITGTRVAVKTINKTGLLSSHRETTILKSVSHSNIIRLYQIINTREACQLVLEYAEGGSLADWLEKNIMEEEEARGMFQQMLSAVRYLHKRKIAHRDIKPDNMLLDGKGHIKISDFGSATIYHEGQRLRAGHGTLPYMAPELFGAQGYECPAMDIWSLGITLYQMVSNSLPFFAVSRFQLISLILSGQYVIRHSFSEGLKSLIKNLLISNPNERPTVDKVLRDPWVNNGQDLPPATYEEPIEDHPNCETIRLLVAMGLKPENIVKAIKDNVFNYPMATYRILDGEKKPSITTPQSLAPGDPTCLVTEISSSPAGLHRKSDPQHAPTASLTIERNCGDVENLARQALQCDRVASSTVSAIGGGGALETLAEQAPQRDLMSAASTKCSTGSENLETLAQPALPHNLTAASIQITTQSTVAQQPGHEGSVLQAGQPEAVLTQPTRGWSCCRAARRCIAIIRRCCCCLCPPKRQSKRAHPREKIGEDEGPEVQEQPEMPRSNVGACSTLY; encoded by the exons ATGAAGCAGGGAGTGGCCTCCACCTCACCTGCCCTGCGGCCACCTTACTatcaaatactgaaattcataGGCCGTGGTGCCTTTGGCGAGGTCACGCTGGCCCGGCATTTAATAACTGGCACCCGGGTGGCggtgaaaacaatcaacaaaaccGGCCTCCTCTCTAGCCACAGAGAGACGACTATTTTAAAGTCGGTGAGCCACAGTAATATCATTCGGCTTTACCAGATCATTAATACCAGAGAGGCGTGCCAGCTGGTATTAGAATACGCAGAAGGAGGAAGCCTGGCCGACTGGCTCGAAAAAAACatcatggaggaggaggaggcccgaGGCATGTTCCAACAAATGCTGTCCGCCGTGAGGTACCTCCACAAAAGAAAAATCGCTCACCGAGACATAAAACCTGACAACATGCTGTTAGATGGTAAAGGACATATCAAAATTTCCGATTTTGGATCAGCCACGATTTATCATGAGGGGCAGAGGCTGAGAGCAGGTCATGGGACCCTCCCCTACATGGCCCCAGAACTCTTTGGGGCCCAGGGCTATGAATGTCCCGCCATGGACATATGGAGCCTAGGCATCACGTTATACCAGATGGTGTCCAACAGTCTGCCCTTCTTCGCAGTGAGTCGTTTCCAACTGATATCCCTCATTCTATCTGGCCAGTATGTTATTCGGCACTCTTTTTCAGAAGGCCTAAAAAGCCTAATTAAAAACCTTTTAATATCTAATCCCAATGAGCGGCCGACAGTAGACAAAGTCTTGAGGGACCCGTGGGTGAACAACGGCCAGGACTTGCCTCCAGCGACGTATGAAGAGCCAATTGAAGACCACCCGAACTGTGAGACCATAAGGCTCTTGGTGGCCATGGGATTGAAGCCAGAAAACATCGTAAAGGCAATCAAAGACAACGTCTTTAATTATCCCATGGCCACCTACCGTATTttagatggagaaaaaaagccaTCCATTACCACTCCACAGTCTCTTGCTCCTGGGGATCCTACATGTTTAGTCACTGAGATTTCCAGTTCACCTGCCGGCCTTCACAGGAAGTCAGACCCCCAGCATGCCCCCACGGCCTCCCTGACCATCGAGCGCAATTGTGGAGATGTAGAAAACTTGGCACGGCAAGCCCTCCAGTGTGACCGTGTGGCCTCCTCCACTGTAAGCGCCATAGGCGGTGGTGGTGCTTTAGAAACCTTGGCAGAGCAAGCCCCCCAGCGTGACCTCatgtctgcagcctccaccaaGTGCTCCACCGGCAGCGAAAATTTAGAAACTTTGGCTCAACCAGCCCTCCCGCATAACCTCACGGCTGCCTCCATCCAGATCACCACCCAGAGCACCGTGGCTCAACAACCAGGACACGAAGGCAGCGTCCTCCAAGCTGGGCAGCCCGAGGCTGTGTTGACCCAGCCAACAAGAGGCTGGAGCTGCTGCAGGGCTGCCCGAAGGTGCATTGCCATAATAAGGAGATGCTGTTGCTGCCTCTGTCCACCCAAGAGGCAGAGTAAGAGGGCCCACCCAAGAGAAAAA ATTGGAGAGGACGAAGGCCCTGAGGTCCAGGAGCAACCTGAGATGCCCAGGAGCAACGTTGGAGCCTGCAgcactttatattaa